DNA sequence from the bacterium genome:
CCAGATTTTTCTAAGGATATACCTGGGATGCCTATAAGCTTAAATGTTGTTGTAACAAAGATTTCTCCAATGCAGGAATCCCCTGAGGCGGTGATTACCTTTGTGCAGAGAGGCTGCGTATCTACAATAAATGTGGCTAAGAAAGAACCAATCGCCGATGAGAGGGTATTTGTGATATTTGGATTTGTTCCAAAGGCAATGGTTATAGGTGTATTTGGTCCAAAGCCAGAGCCTGCTATGGTTACAATTGTTCCAGTAGGGCCTGATTGAGGGGTAAGCAAGGTAATCCTTGGGCTTGGAATGAGGAAGAATATTGTAGTTGCTGTTTCCTTGAAGTCAGATACAGTAATAATCTTTGTGCAAGGGGGTTGGGTGTTGACCACAAAGGTTATAGAGAAGGTGCCATTGGTTGATGAATAGGCTGTTGTTATGGTTGGCATTGTTCCAAAATCTATGCTTAAAGATGAACCAGCAAAACCTACTCCCTCTATTGTTATTATGCTTCCAACAGAGCATGAGGTTGGTAAGAGCTTTGTAATAAATGCACCTTGGATCTTAAAGGTTGTTATTGCATAATTTCCATAAGAGTCTCTTGCGGTTATAATCTTTGTGCAGGATGGCTGGGTGTCTACGATGAAGGTGGTTGAGAATGAGCCATGTTCGTCTGAAAGGGTTGTGGTGATTGTCCGATGGGTGCCAAAATCAATAGAAACAGAAGAACTTGTGGCAAAGTTTTGGCCTTGAATGGTAATTATTGTGCCAATCGGGCCAGATGTAGGCGTAAGATTTGTAATCTCAGGAATGAAAGTAACATGGGTTGAGCAGGAAGAATAAGCTGTAACTACTCCTTCGGCACAACTTACCTCTAATGTGCCTGTAATGGTTGCATAGTTTGTAATAGTGGATGAACCCTGTTCTTGAATGAAATATTTGATGGTTTTTGAGCCTTCTTGATTAGGATTTAGCAATCCCAGGTTAAAGGTTTGGATAGCTCCATTGGGTAAGTGGTCTTTAAGAAAAACATCAGAAAGGACTGTTGTTCCTGTATTTTTATAATAAAGGGTATAGGTTATGGTTGATTGAGACAGGGCAAAAGATGGACCTTCTTTGCTTAATGAAACTCCCAGAATCCCACTCATAAGTTTAAAAAGCGTAGTAGCACTCTTTCCATATTCATTTCTAGCAGTAATAACCTTTGTGCAAACAGGTTGAGTATCCACCATAAAGGTTATGGAAAATGTGCCAGTTATACTTGATTCTCTTGCAGCTATGGTTGGATGTGTGCCAAAGTCTATAAAAACTTGGGTTTGGGTGGTAAACCCTTGTCCTTCAATTGTAACTATTGTTCCAATTGGACCTGAATTTGGATTAACCAAAGTAATTGCTGTCCAAGGCCAATAATCAACCCAATCACTTACCTTATCCCCTTGTCCTGATGGATTTGTTATAGGATGCTCTGGTCCAGAATTTGCACCCCACCAATTGTAGGTTGCAGAGATTGTTCCTGAGCTTCCATCATGATAGACACCATAGCCTTTAGTTAAGTCGCCGTTTTTGTTGCCTGAAAGATTATTACAATGGATTTCAGAACTAGAGTTTGAAATAGAATATATTCCATAACCTTGGCCATAGCTACCATATCCTCCCCAAGGTCCAGGACTTCCTCTATTTCCTCCTGTGTTATTTGAAATTGTATTTTGTAAGATTGTATTGTTGGTTGAATTTGAAAGATAAATACCTGTACCAATTCCACCAGAGCCACCTGAACCAGAGTTACTTGCTCCTCCTTGACCGCCTATGTTTGATGATATTGTATTTTGTGAAATTGTAGTATTTCTTGAAGAAGAAAGGTATATTCCACAGCCAATTCCACCAGAGCCACCTGAGGCTGGGTAGTTTCTATCCCCTCCTCCCTTTCCTCCTTCTCCTCCTTGAGTTTGAAAAATTATATTTTGTGAAATTGTAGTGTTTGTTGAAGAAGAAAGGTATATTCCACAGCCAATTCCACCAGAGCCACCTGAACCAAAACCACTACCCTGTTTTCCTTCTCCTCCTTGAGTTTGAGAAATTATATTTTGTGAAATTGTAGTGTTTGTTGAAGAAGAAAGGTATATTCCACAGCCAATTCCACCAAAGCCACCTGAGTTCCAAGAACCACCCCATCCCCCATCTCCTCCTTGAGTTTGAAAAATTATATTTTGTGAAATTGTAGTGTTTGTTGAAGAAGAAAGGTATAT
Encoded proteins:
- a CDS encoding right-handed parallel beta-helix repeat-containing protein, whose product is MKRQIFASLVVLGFLAFKPIWAETYVYGTITGDTTWNLAGSPYIATDTVYVANGVKLTIEPGVTVRFATETSLICYGTLNAIGTPLGTITFTSSQTTPLAGDWKGIKLSGSGTDGSQISYCNIGYAKQAVYLENVSEIVIMNNFIHDNKGKNSNFLNGTGEIGVGVYLSHSISSIISNNVILNNMGGKGGPGYDWVQGGSGGIGCGIYLSSSRNTTISQNIISQTRGGEGGESIYGQWGHLGGSGGIGCGIYLSSSTNTTISQNIIFQTQGGDGGWGGSWNSGGFGGIGCGIYLSSSTNTTISQNIISQTQGGEGKQGSGFGSGGSGGIGCGIYLSSSTNTTISQNIIFQTQGGEGGKGGGDRNYPASGGSGGIGCGIYLSSSRNTTISQNTISSNIGGQGGASNSGSGGSGGIGTGIYLSNSTNNTILQNTISNNTGGNRGSPGPWGGYGSYGQGYGIYSISNSSSEIHCNNLSGNKNGDLTKGYGVYHDGSSGTISATYNWWGANSGPEHPITNPSGQGDKVSDWVDYWPWTAITLVNPNSGPIGTIVTIEGQGFTTQTQVFIDFGTHPTIAARESSITGTFSITFMVDTQPVCTKVITARNEYGKSATTLFKLMSGILGVSLSKEGPSFALSQSTITYTLYYKNTGTTVLSDVFLKDHLPNGAIQTFNLGLLNPNQEGSKTIKYFIQEQGSSTITNYATITGTLEVSCAEGVVTAYSSCSTHVTFIPEITNLTPTSGPIGTIITIQGQNFATSSSVSIDFGTHRTITTTLSDEHGSFSTTFIVDTQPSCTKIITARDSYGNYAITTFKIQGAFITKLLPTSCSVGSIITIEGVGFAGSSLSIDFGTMPTITTAYSSTNGTFSITFVVNTQPPCTKIITVSDFKETATTIFFLIPSPRITLLTPQSGPTGTIVTIAGSGFGPNTPITIAFGTNPNITNTLSSAIGSFLATFIVDTQPLCTKVITASGDSCIGEIFVTTTFKLIGIPGISLEKSGPEQALTLSTLTYTLLYQNTGQTELNDGVIEDTLPDGTTKSFLLPCLA